One segment of Candidatus Binatus sp. DNA contains the following:
- the clpA gene encoding ATP-dependent Clp protease ATP-binding subunit ClpA encodes MISRELQVTLQLAMTEAVNRRHEFVCLEHLLFAMLHDVTSTTILKNCGADLDALRRKLGHYLDDQVERMPKGEEISPRYAVGVQRALQRAALHVQSAGRQEITGGNVLVAMFHETESPAIFFLQEQGVTRFDVINYLSHGVSKLPAEEPEDKDDESSEHDEHESSHDHDGGDEEGERKMSPSKALNTYAINLATRAAEGKIDPLVGRKKELERAVHVLLRRRKNNPVFVGEAGVGKTALAEGLALAIHNGDVPDALKGVEIYALDMGALLAGTRFRGDFEQRLKAVIKAVLGNSKRILFIDEIHTIVGAGAASGGTMDASNLLKPALASGDLRCIGSTTYQEYKRSFDKDKALARRFQRIDVVEPTQDEAVQILAGIKSYYEKHHNVRYTSSSIKAAVELSARYVNDRFLPDKAIDVMDEAGVAGHLRSAGSTEPVTVGTRDMERTVARMAKIPERTVSATDRGRLQTLDEDMKLAVFGQDEAINSVARAIKLARSGLSHPDKPVGAFLFAGPTGVGKTEVAKQLAKVMGVEFIRFDMSEYMERHTVSRLIGAPPGYVGFDQGGLLTDAINKTPHCVLLLDEIEKAHPDLFNILLQVMDHATLTDNNGRKADFRNVILVMTTNAGAQELSRAMIGFHGGLGQGNPKSVIERMFAPEFRNRLSATIDFAALSPPVMVRVVDKFLAELQERLDKQKVTLNVTAEAKKWLAEHGHDPRFGARPLGRLIENEISRVLADEVLFGKLTKGGKANVDLDGDKLSFAYEPNPSRQPASVA; translated from the coding sequence ATGATTAGCCGCGAACTACAGGTCACGCTTCAGCTTGCGATGACCGAGGCCGTCAATCGCCGTCACGAATTCGTCTGCCTCGAGCATCTGCTGTTCGCGATGCTGCACGACGTGACGAGCACCACGATTCTGAAAAACTGCGGCGCCGATCTCGACGCGTTGCGGCGCAAGCTCGGGCATTACCTTGACGACCAGGTCGAGCGGATGCCCAAGGGCGAGGAAATCTCGCCGCGTTATGCGGTCGGCGTGCAGCGCGCGTTGCAGCGCGCCGCGCTGCACGTGCAATCGGCGGGCCGCCAGGAAATCACCGGCGGCAACGTGCTGGTCGCGATGTTCCACGAGACTGAATCGCCCGCGATTTTTTTCCTGCAAGAGCAGGGCGTCACGCGCTTCGACGTGATCAACTATCTCTCGCACGGCGTATCGAAGCTCCCCGCCGAAGAACCCGAAGACAAGGACGACGAATCGAGCGAGCACGACGAGCACGAAAGCAGCCACGATCACGACGGCGGCGACGAAGAGGGCGAGCGAAAAATGTCTCCGTCGAAGGCGCTCAACACTTACGCGATCAATCTCGCCACGCGCGCCGCCGAAGGCAAAATCGATCCGCTGGTCGGGCGCAAGAAGGAACTCGAGCGCGCCGTGCACGTGCTGCTCCGCCGGCGCAAGAACAATCCGGTGTTCGTCGGCGAAGCCGGCGTCGGCAAGACGGCGCTCGCGGAAGGACTCGCGCTCGCGATTCACAACGGCGACGTGCCCGACGCGCTGAAAGGCGTCGAGATCTACGCGCTCGACATGGGCGCGCTGCTCGCGGGCACGCGCTTTCGCGGCGACTTCGAGCAACGCCTGAAGGCCGTGATCAAGGCGGTGCTTGGCAACAGCAAGCGAATCCTCTTCATCGACGAGATTCACACGATCGTCGGCGCCGGCGCCGCGTCGGGCGGCACCATGGACGCCTCGAATCTGCTGAAACCGGCGCTCGCGTCGGGCGACTTGCGATGTATCGGATCGACGACCTACCAGGAGTACAAGCGCTCGTTCGACAAGGACAAGGCGCTCGCGCGGCGCTTCCAGCGGATCGACGTGGTCGAGCCGACGCAGGACGAGGCGGTGCAAATCCTCGCGGGAATCAAGTCGTACTACGAAAAGCATCACAACGTCCGCTACACCAGTTCGTCGATCAAGGCGGCGGTCGAACTTTCCGCGCGCTATGTGAACGATCGCTTCCTGCCGGACAAGGCAATCGACGTGATGGACGAGGCGGGCGTCGCGGGGCATCTCCGCAGCGCCGGCAGCACAGAGCCGGTGACCGTCGGCACTCGCGACATGGAACGCACGGTCGCACGGATGGCGAAAATTCCGGAGCGCACGGTGTCCGCGACCGATCGCGGCCGCCTGCAGACGCTCGACGAAGACATGAAGCTCGCCGTGTTCGGCCAGGACGAGGCGATCAACTCGGTCGCTCGCGCGATCAAGCTCGCGCGCTCGGGGCTGTCGCATCCGGACAAGCCGGTCGGCGCATTCCTGTTCGCCGGTCCCACCGGCGTCGGCAAAACCGAAGTCGCGAAGCAACTCGCCAAAGTGATGGGCGTCGAGTTCATCCGCTTCGACATGAGCGAGTACATGGAGCGGCACACGGTGTCGCGGCTGATCGGCGCGCCGCCGGGCTACGTCGGCTTCGATCAGGGCGGGCTCTTGACCGACGCGATCAACAAGACGCCGCACTGCGTCCTGCTGCTCGACGAGATCGAAAAAGCGCATCCCGACCTGTTCAACATCCTGCTGCAAGTGATGGATCACGCGACGCTCACCGACAACAACGGGCGCAAGGCGGACTTCCGCAACGTGATCCTCGTGATGACGACCAATGCGGGCGCGCAGGAATTGTCGCGCGCGATGATCGGATTCCACGGCGGCCTCGGGCAGGGCAATCCGAAGAGCGTGATCGAGCGGATGTTCGCGCCGGAATTCCGCAACCGGCTGTCGGCGACGATCGATTTCGCGGCGCTCAGTCCGCCCGTGATGGTGCGCGTGGTCGATAAGTTCCTCGCCGAGTTGCAGGAGCGCCTCGACAAGCAGAAGGTCACGCTGAACGTCACCGCCGAGGCGAAAAAATGGCTCGCGGAGCACGGTCACGATCCGCGCTTCGGCGCGCGTCCGCTCGGGCGCCTGATCGAAAACGAGATCTCGCGCGTGCTCGCGGACGAGGTGCTGTTCGGCAAGCTGACCAAGGGCGGCAAGGCTAACGTCGATCTCGACGGAGACAAGTTGAGCTTCGCGTACGAGCCGAACCCGTCGCGGCAACCCGCGTCAGTCGCGTAG
- a CDS encoding ArsA-related P-loop ATPase — protein MKDLLTRGSIPILLGTGGVGKTTVAAALGIAGASANLSTALITVDPSRRLRDALGLARLGGHPTRIGERQLRAAGLSNTLQLSAMMLDVKGAWDAIVERFVTDPARLARILENPFYQSLTAEFAGSEAFAALQQLYDLHQTAAFELEIVDTPPASHAFEFLQTPARMIRLLDSRTARWLFTPSLSASRIAIRLASEAARFVVRELERFAGSTVLSTITDFFAAMADSIDGIVDRLRKTEALLHSPVVRFVLVTTAEADRLRQARELIAEMRAEKLTLSAIVINRFLDERTWSAVANSSGDPLGHLAEVAELRSNVRDGVVKRGGVFRLIDYFENYRRRTLDEIERVASFARDLPAGITLAIAPEIETGVGDLAALSRIAEFMTSGTAILKPLEHAAAKLRARARAAATHHAPRH, from the coding sequence TTGAAAGACCTGCTCACCAGGGGATCGATCCCGATACTGCTCGGCACCGGCGGCGTCGGTAAGACGACGGTCGCGGCGGCGCTCGGAATTGCGGGCGCGTCGGCCAATCTGAGCACCGCGCTGATCACCGTCGATCCGTCGCGGCGGCTCCGCGACGCCTTGGGTCTTGCGCGCCTCGGCGGGCATCCGACTCGAATCGGCGAACGGCAACTGCGCGCCGCGGGCCTCAGCAATACGCTCCAGCTATCGGCGATGATGCTCGACGTGAAGGGCGCGTGGGACGCGATCGTCGAGCGCTTCGTCACGGACCCGGCGCGGCTGGCCAGGATTCTCGAAAATCCGTTCTACCAAAGCCTGACGGCGGAATTTGCGGGATCGGAGGCATTCGCGGCGCTGCAACAGCTCTACGATCTGCATCAGACCGCGGCCTTCGAACTAGAGATCGTCGATACGCCGCCCGCTTCGCACGCTTTCGAATTTCTGCAGACCCCGGCGCGGATGATCCGGCTGCTCGATTCGCGCACCGCGCGATGGCTTTTCACGCCGTCGCTGTCGGCATCGCGCATCGCGATTCGCCTCGCCAGCGAGGCCGCGCGGTTCGTGGTCCGCGAGCTCGAGCGATTCGCGGGCAGCACGGTGCTCTCGACCATTACGGATTTTTTTGCCGCGATGGCCGACAGCATCGACGGCATCGTCGATCGTTTGCGCAAGACCGAAGCGTTGCTGCATTCGCCAGTCGTGCGATTCGTGCTGGTGACGACGGCCGAGGCGGATCGATTGCGCCAGGCGCGCGAGCTGATCGCCGAGATGCGCGCTGAGAAGCTCACGCTGTCGGCGATCGTGATCAATCGCTTCCTCGACGAGCGCACCTGGTCGGCGGTCGCGAATTCGAGCGGCGATCCGCTGGGCCATCTGGCAGAGGTTGCGGAGTTGCGATCGAACGTTCGTGACGGAGTCGTTAAGCGCGGCGGCGTCTTCCGCCTGATCGACTATTTCGAGAATTATCGGCGTCGCACGCTCGACGAGATCGAGCGCGTCGCGAGCTTTGCGCGCGATCTGCCGGCTGGAATCACGCTCGCGATCGCGCCGGAAATCGAGACGGGCGTGGGCGATCTGGCGGCGTTGTCGCGAATCGCAGAGTTTATGACCTCGGGCACCGCGATTCTGAAACCGCTCGAGCATGCTGCGGCGAAACTGCGCGCACGCGCGCGCGCCGCGGCGACGCATCACGCCCCGCGCCACTGA
- a CDS encoding GNAT family N-acetyltransferase, with the protein MNDSAPRVEAGIVEGIDKIPRDAWDGLLAPDDSPFVEWDWLNAMEQSGSATRKTGWAPYHLVVREGPKKRIVAACPLYLKTHSMGEFVFDHGWADAADRSGIRYFPKMMVGVPFTPHTGRRFLTAPGSDRAGLVKLIGLALASICEDNKLSSVHINFCEPDESAALEPIGFMERLGYQYHWHNTNFATFDDYLNRLKHKRRTAVRHERNAMIEQGVEIRVLAGEEIPDRTFAQMYAIYCSTIEKLYWGRQYLTEKFFGIIRERFKRNMVFIGAYDGRELIAGAVNLAKANVMYGRYWGCFRDVRFLHFNVCYYAGIEHAIARGIQRYEPGAGGEYKWLRGFDPALTRSTHYIAHPGLRNAIGSFLKRERAEVERWIVAGNERSQLKPPPPSDQETE; encoded by the coding sequence ATGAATGATTCCGCGCCGCGCGTCGAAGCGGGCATCGTCGAGGGCATCGACAAAATTCCGCGCGACGCGTGGGACGGCCTGCTCGCGCCCGACGATTCGCCGTTCGTCGAATGGGACTGGCTGAACGCGATGGAGCAATCCGGCTCGGCGACGCGCAAAACCGGCTGGGCGCCCTATCATCTGGTCGTCCGCGAAGGGCCGAAGAAGCGCATCGTCGCAGCCTGCCCGCTCTATTTGAAGACGCACAGCATGGGCGAGTTCGTGTTCGATCACGGCTGGGCCGACGCCGCCGATCGATCGGGCATTCGCTACTTCCCGAAAATGATGGTCGGCGTGCCGTTCACGCCGCATACTGGCCGGCGATTTCTGACTGCGCCGGGCAGCGACCGCGCCGGCCTGGTGAAATTGATCGGGCTCGCGCTCGCGTCGATCTGCGAGGACAACAAGCTCTCGTCGGTGCATATCAATTTTTGCGAGCCGGACGAATCGGCGGCGCTCGAACCGATCGGATTCATGGAGCGGCTCGGCTACCAATATCACTGGCACAACACGAACTTCGCGACCTTCGACGATTACCTGAACCGGCTGAAGCACAAGCGCCGCACCGCGGTGCGTCACGAGCGCAACGCGATGATCGAGCAGGGCGTCGAGATTCGCGTGCTCGCGGGCGAGGAAATTCCCGATCGCACTTTCGCGCAGATGTACGCGATCTACTGCTCGACAATCGAAAAGCTCTACTGGGGGCGGCAGTATCTCACCGAGAAATTTTTCGGCATCATCCGCGAGCGCTTCAAACGCAACATGGTGTTCATCGGCGCGTACGACGGCCGCGAACTGATCGCAGGCGCGGTGAATCTCGCGAAGGCGAACGTGATGTACGGGCGCTACTGGGGATGCTTCCGCGACGTCAGATTTCTTCACTTCAACGTGTGCTACTACGCGGGAATCGAGCACGCGATCGCGCGCGGCATTCAGCGCTACGAGCCGGGCGCCGGCGGCGAATACAAATGGCTCCGCGGTTTCGATCCGGCGCTCACGCGCAGCACGCATTACATCGCGCATCCGGGATTGCGCAACGCGATCGGATCGTTTCTGAAACGCGAACGCGCCGAAGTCGAGCGATGGATCGTCGCCGGCAATGAGCGCAGTCAGCTAAAACCGCCACCGCCGTCGGACCAGGAAACCGAATAG
- a CDS encoding zinc ribbon domain-containing protein produces the protein MREEINRLMELQTIDRQLKELEESLSSIAGQVVLLREQLEGNQQELDRLTEQDAEIIASRKKAERELAEGEVRIRNKRMRLTLIRNEKELQALSHEIETLKDTNQRIEAELLATLEGADERTAKIKELTQAIAKGRAELAKAEKEIAAEVEQLKASIEKHNRSREQVAAAVEPNLLSRYKMIFNRRAGVAVALAKGGTCQGCRMRLPPQLYNEIQKHLQIHFCPNCQRVLYYEG, from the coding sequence TTGCGTGAAGAGATAAACCGGCTGATGGAACTGCAGACCATCGACCGGCAATTGAAGGAACTCGAAGAATCGCTGTCGTCGATTGCAGGGCAGGTGGTTCTGCTTCGCGAACAGTTGGAGGGCAACCAGCAAGAGCTTGACCGGCTGACCGAACAGGACGCCGAGATAATCGCATCGCGAAAAAAGGCCGAGCGCGAGCTGGCCGAAGGCGAAGTTCGAATCCGCAACAAGCGGATGCGGCTGACGCTGATTCGCAACGAAAAGGAACTGCAGGCGCTGTCGCATGAAATCGAAACGCTGAAGGACACCAATCAGCGAATCGAAGCGGAACTGCTGGCGACACTCGAAGGCGCCGACGAGCGGACCGCGAAAATCAAGGAGCTGACCCAGGCGATCGCCAAGGGACGCGCCGAACTCGCCAAGGCCGAAAAAGAAATCGCGGCGGAAGTCGAACAACTGAAGGCGTCGATCGAGAAGCACAATCGATCGCGCGAGCAAGTCGCCGCCGCGGTCGAACCGAATCTGCTCTCGCGCTACAAGATGATCTTCAACCGCCGCGCGGGCGTTGCAGTCGCGCTGGCCAAGGGCGGGACTTGCCAGGGATGCCGGATGCGTCTGCCGCCGCAGCTATACAACGAGATCCAGAAGCATCTGCAGATTCACTTTTGCCCGAACTGCCAGCGCGTCCTGTACTACGAGGGCTGA
- the nadB gene encoding L-aspartate oxidase produces MAKQNPQLFSDFLVIGGGIAGLTFAIKAAEFGTVTVLTKAGSSEANTAYAQGGIASVWSVDDSFESHVEDTLRAGAGLCDRAAVETIVREGPETIRELIRLGTRFTRVETAATDDTEVEYDLGQEGGHSHRRVLHAQDLTGREIMRALTEAAARIPNIRTLENHVAVNLLVETPAAGKPGACWGVYALDHDTHEIRKVISRATMLATGGAGKVYLYTTNPDIASGDGVAMAYRAGAAVANLEFYQFHPTCLFHPAAKSFLISEALRGEGAILKLPDGAPFMKRYHPDAELAPRDVVARAIDAEMKRHGLEYVHLDLSHRDADFIKRRFPNIFKRCLSFGYDLTQGPIPVVPAAHYMCGGVATDLDGRTTIPRLYAAGEVAMTGLHGANRLASNSLLEAAVMGRRGCASARELVASGAGAPPEFPEWDPGRAIRSEERVMITQSWDEIRRLMWNYVGIVRSDRRLERALRRIELVKEEIHSYYWDHLLDADTIELRNLAKVAELIVRSAMSRHESRGLHYNIDHPETGGPEWVHPTVLQKPL; encoded by the coding sequence ATGGCGAAACAAAATCCGCAACTGTTCAGCGACTTCCTGGTAATCGGCGGCGGAATCGCGGGCCTCACTTTCGCGATCAAGGCGGCGGAATTCGGCACCGTCACGGTGCTGACCAAGGCGGGCAGTTCGGAAGCCAACACCGCGTATGCGCAAGGCGGTATCGCGAGCGTGTGGAGCGTCGATGATTCCTTCGAGTCGCACGTCGAGGACACGCTGCGCGCCGGCGCGGGTCTTTGCGATCGCGCCGCGGTCGAGACCATCGTGCGCGAAGGGCCGGAGACTATTCGCGAGCTGATTCGGCTCGGCACGCGCTTCACCAGGGTCGAGACTGCTGCTACCGACGACACCGAAGTCGAATACGACCTCGGACAGGAGGGCGGGCATAGTCATCGCCGCGTGCTGCATGCGCAGGATCTAACCGGGCGCGAGATCATGCGCGCGCTGACCGAGGCCGCGGCGCGCATCCCGAATATCCGCACGCTCGAGAATCACGTCGCGGTGAATCTGCTGGTCGAGACGCCGGCGGCGGGCAAGCCGGGCGCCTGCTGGGGCGTGTATGCGCTCGATCACGATACGCATGAGATTCGCAAGGTGATTTCGCGCGCCACGATGCTCGCGACCGGCGGCGCCGGCAAAGTCTATCTTTACACCACCAACCCGGATATCGCGTCGGGCGACGGCGTCGCGATGGCATACCGCGCGGGCGCGGCGGTCGCGAATCTGGAGTTCTACCAGTTCCATCCAACCTGCCTGTTTCATCCGGCGGCAAAGTCATTCCTGATCTCAGAGGCGCTGCGCGGCGAGGGCGCGATCCTGAAACTGCCCGACGGCGCCCCGTTCATGAAGCGCTATCATCCCGACGCGGAACTGGCGCCAAGGGACGTCGTCGCGCGCGCAATCGACGCCGAGATGAAGCGCCACGGACTCGAGTACGTGCACCTCGATTTGAGTCATCGCGACGCGGATTTCATCAAGCGCCGCTTCCCGAATATCTTCAAGCGATGCTTGAGCTTTGGCTATGATCTGACCCAGGGCCCAATCCCGGTAGTGCCGGCGGCTCATTATATGTGCGGCGGCGTCGCGACCGATCTCGACGGCCGCACCACGATCCCGCGCCTGTATGCGGCGGGCGAAGTCGCGATGACCGGACTGCACGGCGCGAATCGCCTCGCGTCGAACTCACTGCTCGAAGCGGCGGTGATGGGGCGCCGCGGATGTGCCTCGGCGCGGGAACTGGTCGCGTCGGGCGCGGGCGCGCCGCCGGAATTTCCGGAGTGGGATCCCGGGCGCGCGATTCGCAGCGAAGAACGCGTGATGATCACGCAAAGCTGGGACGAGATTCGGCGCCTGATGTGGAACTACGTCGGAATCGTGCGCAGCGATCGGCGGCTCGAACGCGCGCTACGCAGAATCGAATTGGTGAAGGAAGAAATCCACAGCTACTACTGGGACCATCTGCTCGATGCGGACACGATCGAGTTGCGCAACCTCGCCAAGGTGGCCGAGTTGATCGTGCGCTCCGCGATGAGCCGGCATGAATCGCGCGGCCTGCACTACAATATCGATCACCCTGAGACTGGCGGCCCCGAATGGGTGCATCCGACCGTGCTGCAAAAGCCGCTGTAA
- the rmuC gene encoding DNA recombination protein RmuC, protein MEWIAALIAGVAIGALIGWLFARANAAGAIATAVQERAQREELAKALTELRDKLAIAQSEKVTADTELKNAKERIEQERALLDDAEKRLTDTFKSLAADALRTTSDDFIKRADEKFRAERETAGKDFEARQKSIDELVKPARESLTKLDGELRRIEKDRSESQGNIKSQLESLGAQTGRLVDALKTPVVRGRWGEVQLRNVAEIAGMTDHCDFFEQESVTTDDGRLRPDMVVRLPGGKIVVVDSKVPLKAYLEALEVADDEARRVKLKEHAAQIRKHVDQLSSKSYQEALKPTPEFVVLFLPGEMFFSAALQQDPALIEDAALKKVVLASPTTLIAVLKAVAYGWRQEQLAENAQRIAELGKDLYERVSTMAEHIEDIGGDLNKAVGSYNKAVGSLERMVLPAARRFKELGVGGNKDIPELNPVDNVPRQLTLTALPETERHDD, encoded by the coding sequence ATGGAATGGATTGCTGCATTGATTGCCGGAGTGGCGATTGGAGCGCTGATCGGATGGCTCTTTGCGCGCGCAAACGCCGCCGGCGCGATCGCAACGGCGGTGCAGGAACGCGCCCAGCGCGAAGAACTTGCTAAGGCTCTCACCGAACTGCGCGACAAATTGGCGATAGCGCAGTCAGAAAAAGTCACAGCAGACACAGAGCTCAAAAACGCAAAAGAGAGAATTGAGCAGGAACGCGCGCTGCTCGATGACGCAGAAAAGAGACTGACCGATACGTTCAAGTCACTTGCGGCCGATGCGCTGCGTACCACATCGGACGATTTTATCAAGCGCGCGGACGAGAAATTCCGCGCCGAGCGCGAAACGGCGGGGAAGGATTTCGAAGCGCGGCAAAAGTCGATCGATGAACTCGTGAAGCCGGCACGTGAGTCGCTGACCAAGCTCGACGGCGAACTGCGCAGAATCGAGAAGGACCGGAGCGAATCGCAGGGGAATATCAAGTCTCAGCTTGAATCGCTCGGCGCACAGACGGGCAGGTTGGTGGACGCTCTCAAGACGCCTGTGGTCCGAGGCCGGTGGGGCGAAGTTCAGCTTCGCAACGTGGCGGAGATCGCCGGTATGACCGATCATTGCGACTTCTTTGAGCAGGAAAGCGTCACGACAGATGACGGGCGGCTGCGCCCCGATATGGTTGTGCGCCTGCCCGGTGGAAAGATTGTGGTGGTCGATTCGAAGGTACCGCTCAAAGCTTACCTGGAAGCACTGGAGGTGGCGGACGACGAGGCACGCAGGGTTAAGCTCAAGGAGCACGCTGCGCAGATCCGCAAGCACGTTGACCAGCTTAGCTCGAAATCGTACCAGGAGGCGCTGAAGCCGACGCCGGAATTCGTCGTTCTGTTCCTGCCGGGCGAGATGTTCTTCAGCGCCGCGCTGCAACAGGATCCTGCGTTAATCGAGGACGCTGCCTTGAAGAAGGTCGTGCTCGCCTCGCCGACGACCCTGATCGCCGTACTTAAGGCGGTGGCCTACGGATGGCGTCAGGAACAGCTCGCGGAGAACGCGCAACGCATCGCCGAGCTTGGCAAAGATTTGTATGAACGCGTGAGCACCATGGCAGAACACATCGAAGATATTGGTGGCGATCTCAACAAAGCTGTCGGCTCGTACAACAAGGCCGTCGGTTCACTGGAACGAATGGTTCTTCCCGCGGCGCGCCGGTTCAAGGAACTCGGCGTTGGCGGCAATAAGGATATACCTGAACTGAATCCGGTCGATAACGTCCCGCGCCAGTTGACCTTGACAGCGCTGCCGGAGACCGAGCGCCACGACGACTAG
- the dnaG gene encoding DNA primase, whose translation MGRFGDDKIEEVRTRADIVEIVGAHVRLRRAGRNFVGLCPFHNEKTPSFSVNAERGFFHCFGCGAGGSVFNFIMRVEGLNFPEAVRSFAKKYGVALPERDEAGPKSGERETMRQANQVAADFYAHVLWNTTHGALARDYLKSRGIASETARAFMIGFAPGRPAELAKALEKRGLRDAGLKTGLLKRDASDVYDMFRARVMFPIRDAQGQTIAFGGRVLDARMPKYINSPESPLYSKTRTLYGLCEARQAISSSASTSTSVGKDRAILVEGYFDVIALWQAGFKEAVAGCGTALTVEQLRVLSRYTKNVIACFDGDTAGRKASMRALEIFLQAGLLGRGIFIPPGYDPDTFVRERGAEAFAELADNAGLLIDYFLSEQAEEARGSIDARARAAARIAETLKLVHDPFQFDLLARKAADLVGIGEEVLRKQSRETVSRAGRPRSAQMPAERIAASSGDAGAKAEIGLVALALLRPELRTEIAASNVAAIFENERLASVLADLCGTDETHTALEQWIADRLTPEDQSRLSALAVGPLTDDVEEDSNDLEKARALAKDYITALERRHNLREVDSLRRSAVEKARHHSDPDEAAAAAQAVITLRRQRRGA comes from the coding sequence GTCCGCACTCGCGCGGATATCGTGGAGATTGTCGGCGCGCACGTGCGGCTCCGTCGGGCGGGGCGCAATTTCGTCGGGCTCTGTCCTTTCCACAATGAAAAGACACCGTCGTTTTCGGTCAATGCCGAGCGCGGATTTTTTCATTGCTTCGGCTGCGGCGCGGGCGGCAGCGTTTTTAATTTCATCATGCGGGTCGAGGGCCTGAATTTTCCCGAGGCGGTCAGGTCGTTCGCGAAAAAATACGGAGTCGCGCTGCCGGAGCGCGATGAAGCGGGGCCTAAGTCGGGCGAGCGCGAGACGATGCGCCAGGCCAATCAGGTCGCGGCGGATTTTTACGCGCACGTGCTGTGGAACACGACGCATGGGGCGCTCGCACGCGATTATCTGAAGTCGCGCGGGATCGCTTCCGAAACGGCGCGCGCTTTCATGATTGGATTTGCGCCGGGCCGTCCCGCCGAACTCGCTAAAGCGCTGGAGAAGCGGGGGCTTCGCGACGCGGGCCTCAAGACCGGCCTGCTGAAGCGCGATGCGTCGGACGTGTACGACATGTTTCGCGCGCGCGTGATGTTCCCGATTCGCGACGCGCAGGGGCAAACGATCGCGTTCGGCGGACGCGTGCTCGACGCGCGGATGCCTAAGTACATCAACTCGCCCGAGTCGCCGCTCTACTCGAAGACGCGCACGCTTTACGGACTCTGCGAAGCGCGCCAGGCGATCTCGTCGAGCGCATCGACGTCGACGTCCGTCGGCAAGGATCGCGCAATTCTGGTCGAGGGCTACTTCGACGTGATCGCGCTCTGGCAAGCGGGCTTCAAGGAGGCAGTCGCGGGCTGCGGCACGGCGCTGACGGTCGAGCAACTGCGGGTGCTGAGCCGCTACACGAAAAATGTGATCGCGTGTTTCGACGGCGATACGGCTGGACGCAAGGCCTCGATGCGCGCGCTCGAGATTTTTCTGCAGGCTGGATTGCTGGGCCGCGGCATCTTCATTCCGCCCGGCTACGATCCCGACACGTTCGTTCGCGAACGCGGCGCGGAAGCGTTTGCTGAACTGGCCGACAACGCGGGATTGCTGATCGATTACTTTTTGAGCGAGCAGGCGGAAGAGGCGCGCGGCTCGATCGATGCGCGCGCGCGAGCGGCGGCGCGAATCGCCGAGACGCTGAAACTGGTCCACGATCCATTTCAATTCGATCTGCTAGCGCGGAAAGCCGCCGACCTGGTCGGTATCGGCGAGGAGGTGTTGCGCAAGCAATCGCGAGAAACCGTATCTCGCGCGGGACGGCCGCGTTCGGCGCAGATGCCGGCCGAGCGGATCGCCGCCTCCTCGGGCGACGCGGGCGCGAAAGCTGAAATCGGGCTGGTCGCGCTGGCGTTGCTGCGGCCAGAACTGCGCACGGAAATCGCGGCGTCGAACGTAGCGGCAATTTTCGAGAATGAGCGCCTCGCATCCGTGCTTGCCGATCTGTGCGGCACTGACGAGACGCATACCGCGCTCGAGCAATGGATTGCGGATCGATTGACGCCCGAGGATCAGAGCAGGCTGAGCGCGCTTGCGGTCGGCCCGCTCACTGACGACGTCGAAGAGGATTCGAACGACCTCGAGAAAGCGCGTGCGCTGGCCAAGGATTACATCACGGCGCTCGAACGGCGGCATAACCTGCGCGAAGTCGATTCGCTGCGCCGCAGCGCGGTCGAGAAAGCTCGTCATCATTCCGATCCCGATGAAGCCGCGGCGGCGGCGCAAGCGGTGATCACGCTTCGGCGACAGCGGCGCGGCGCATGA
- the clpS gene encoding ATP-dependent Clp protease adapter ClpS, which translates to MIDYLLKNIISARSTDGDGDDAGGRSGNGDIVTERKTRTKSKTAKPPLYKVILLNDDYTPMEFVVEILKAVFHKQHAEATRIMLHVHQNGMGIAGVYPYEVAETKVHTVEELAREALYPLKCVMEKE; encoded by the coding sequence ATGATCGATTACCTATTGAAGAACATCATCAGTGCTCGCAGCACCGACGGCGATGGCGACGATGCGGGCGGCCGCTCCGGCAATGGCGACATTGTTACCGAGCGCAAGACGCGGACCAAATCCAAAACCGCCAAGCCGCCGTTGTACAAGGTGATCCTGCTCAACGACGACTACACGCCGATGGAATTCGTGGTCGAAATTTTGAAGGCGGTTTTTCACAAACAACACGCCGAGGCTACCCGGATCATGCTGCACGTGCATCAGAACGGGATGGGAATCGCGGGCGTCTACCCGTACGAAGTCGCGGAAACCAAAGTGCATACGGTGGAGGAACTCGCGCGCGAGGCGCTGTATCCGCTGAAGTGCGTGATGGAAAAGGAGTAG